In Massilia violaceinigra, one DNA window encodes the following:
- the eda gene encoding bifunctional 4-hydroxy-2-oxoglutarate aldolase/2-dehydro-3-deoxy-phosphogluconate aldolase: MTMTLLDIMRSASVIPVIAIDDPDHAVPLAQALVAGGIRVLEVTLRTAHGLGAIRAMAQVPGAIVGVGTLTQADEFAAARDAGAVFGVSPGLTPALIEAARKSGLPLLPGVMTPSEVMAAREAGFRQLKLFPAVPAGGVGMLNAIGGPLPDVTFCPTGGISIETAPQFLACKNVACVGGSWLTPKDAILAGDWARITELAKAASSLR; encoded by the coding sequence ATGACCATGACCCTACTCGACATCATGCGCTCGGCGAGCGTGATTCCCGTGATCGCCATCGACGATCCAGACCACGCGGTGCCGCTGGCGCAGGCGCTGGTTGCGGGCGGCATCCGCGTGCTCGAAGTGACGCTGCGCACCGCGCACGGCCTGGGCGCGATCCGCGCGATGGCGCAGGTACCGGGCGCCATCGTCGGCGTCGGCACCCTGACGCAGGCCGATGAATTTGCGGCCGCGCGCGATGCGGGCGCGGTGTTCGGCGTCTCGCCCGGCCTCACGCCAGCGTTGATCGAGGCGGCACGCAAGAGCGGCCTGCCGCTGCTGCCGGGCGTGATGACGCCGTCGGAAGTGATGGCCGCGCGCGAAGCGGGCTTCCGCCAGCTCAAGCTGTTCCCGGCGGTGCCGGCGGGCGGCGTGGGCATGCTCAATGCGATCGGCGGCCCGCTGCCGGATGTGACGTTCTGCCCGACCGGCGGCATTTCGATCGAGACCGCGCCGCAGTTTTTGGCGTGTAAGAACGTGGCCTGCGTGGGCGGTTCGTGGCTCACGCCGAAGGACGCGATCCTGGCCGGCGACTGGGCCCGCATCACCGAGCTGGCCAAAGCGGCGTCCTCACTGCGCTAA
- the edd gene encoding phosphogluconate dehydratase gives MALHPVVESVTKRIIERSRPSRGAYLAHLDAARVDGPQRGALSCTNLAHGFAAFPANDKLMLKQVKKPSVAIVSAYNDMLSAHQPFEHFPAIIKDAVREVGAVAQFAGGVPAMCDGVTQGQPGMELSLFSRDAIAMATAIALSHNMFDSAVYLGVCDKIVPGLLIGALHFGHLPAVFVPAGPMTTGMSNKEKARIRQLYAQGKATRDELLECESQSYHGAGTCTFYGTANSNQMLMEIMGLHMPGAAFITPGTALRDGLTRAAAQRAVAISQQGDRYTPVGYIVDEKCIVNAVVGLLATGGSTNHTLHLVAIAKAAGIVIDWNDFNELSAIIPMLTRIYPNGDADVNHFQAAGGPGFVIRELLDAGLLHDDVTTILGKGLRAHCAEPFLDGEKAIWKELPALTGDDSVLRPASAPFARDGGMILVAGNLGRAVMKISAVKEEHRVVEAPALTFNSQEDFMHAYTAGKLDRDFVAVLRFQGPRANGMPELHALTPALANLQDAGRHVALVTDGRMSGASGKVPAAIHVSPEILAGGPLGLVRDGDIIRLDATTGTLEALVPADVWAARSQATADLSSSHIGMGRELFTMFRNAISEAEKGATTFPLPSPIPTTVSLHDTADIGDTVPGSDEDFLIKNPK, from the coding sequence ATGGCGTTGCATCCCGTAGTTGAATCGGTCACCAAACGCATCATCGAGCGCAGCCGGCCATCACGCGGCGCGTATCTGGCGCACCTCGACGCGGCCCGCGTCGACGGGCCGCAGCGCGGCGCGCTGTCGTGTACCAACCTGGCGCACGGCTTCGCCGCCTTCCCGGCCAACGACAAGCTGATGCTCAAGCAGGTGAAGAAGCCATCGGTGGCGATCGTCTCGGCATATAACGACATGCTGTCGGCGCACCAGCCGTTCGAGCACTTCCCGGCCATTATCAAGGATGCGGTGCGCGAGGTTGGCGCGGTGGCGCAGTTCGCCGGCGGCGTCCCCGCCATGTGCGATGGCGTCACCCAGGGCCAGCCGGGCATGGAATTGTCGCTGTTTTCGCGCGACGCCATCGCCATGGCGACCGCGATCGCGCTGTCGCACAATATGTTCGATTCGGCCGTGTACCTGGGCGTGTGCGACAAGATCGTACCGGGCCTGCTGATCGGCGCGCTGCACTTCGGCCACCTGCCGGCGGTGTTCGTGCCGGCCGGGCCGATGACGACCGGGATGTCTAACAAGGAAAAGGCGCGCATCCGCCAGCTGTACGCGCAGGGCAAGGCCACGCGCGACGAGCTGCTCGAATGCGAATCGCAGTCGTACCACGGCGCCGGTACCTGCACCTTCTACGGCACCGCCAACAGCAACCAGATGCTGATGGAGATCATGGGCCTGCACATGCCGGGCGCCGCCTTCATCACCCCGGGCACGGCGCTGCGCGATGGTCTCACGCGCGCCGCGGCGCAGCGCGCGGTCGCCATTTCGCAGCAGGGCGACCGCTACACGCCGGTCGGTTATATCGTCGACGAAAAGTGCATCGTCAACGCGGTGGTGGGTTTGCTGGCCACCGGCGGCTCGACCAACCACACCTTGCACCTGGTGGCGATCGCCAAGGCGGCCGGCATCGTGATCGACTGGAACGACTTCAACGAGCTGTCGGCGATCATACCGATGCTCACCCGGATCTACCCGAACGGCGACGCCGACGTGAACCACTTCCAGGCCGCCGGCGGCCCCGGTTTCGTGATCCGCGAACTGCTCGACGCGGGCCTGCTGCACGACGACGTGACCACCATTCTCGGCAAGGGCTTGCGCGCGCACTGCGCCGAACCGTTCCTCGATGGCGAAAAGGCGATCTGGAAGGAACTGCCTGCGCTCACCGGCGACGACAGCGTGCTGCGGCCCGCTTCGGCACCGTTCGCGCGCGATGGCGGCATGATCCTGGTGGCCGGTAACCTGGGTCGCGCGGTGATGAAAATCTCGGCGGTCAAGGAAGAACATCGCGTCGTCGAAGCGCCGGCGCTGACCTTCAATTCGCAGGAAGACTTCATGCACGCCTACACGGCGGGCAAGCTCGATCGCGACTTCGTGGCCGTGCTGCGCTTCCAGGGTCCGCGCGCGAACGGCATGCCGGAACTGCACGCGCTCACGCCGGCGCTGGCCAACCTGCAGGACGCCGGCCGCCACGTGGCGCTGGTGACCGACGGCCGCATGTCGGGCGCGTCGGGCAAGGTGCCGGCGGCGATCCACGTGTCGCCGGAGATCCTCGCTGGCGGCCCGCTCGGACTGGTACGCGATGGCGACATCATTCGCCTCGACGCCACCACCGGCACGCTGGAAGCGCTGGTGCCGGCTGACGTGTGGGCTGCGCGTTCGCAAGCCACGGCCGACCTGTCGTCCAGCCATATCGGCATGGGCCGCGAACTGTTTACCATGTTCCGCAATGCGATCAGCGAAGCGGAGAAGGGCGCCACCACCTTCCCGCTGCCATCGCCGATTCCCACCACCGTGTCGCTGCACGACACCGCCGACATCGGCGACACCGTGCCCGGCTCCGACGAAGACTTTTTGATCAAGAACCCAAAATGA
- a CDS encoding Rhs element Vgr protein, which translates to MRPCWRGKPGRPMTPGEIGMASALFGDAIDYARVEVHARRYLPFGLQPKNCAMTPNGTIYFDQSCCLPDFSAGSEHARHWFMHEMVHVWQHQLGYPVWWRGAVRIGLSYRYELAEHKTLADFNMEAQGDLLADYFVLKFLHSSTAMRQQRYAKSLALFETVLTGFRRHPAGRNHLPGARRLA; encoded by the coding sequence GTGCGACCGTGCTGGCGCGGCAAACCGGGCCGTCCCATGACGCCCGGCGAGATCGGCATGGCGTCGGCCCTGTTCGGCGACGCCATCGATTACGCGCGGGTGGAAGTGCACGCGCGCCGTTACCTGCCGTTCGGGCTGCAGCCGAAGAACTGCGCCATGACGCCCAACGGCACCATCTACTTCGACCAATCCTGCTGCCTGCCCGATTTTTCGGCCGGCAGCGAGCACGCGCGCCACTGGTTCATGCACGAGATGGTGCACGTGTGGCAGCACCAGCTGGGCTATCCGGTGTGGTGGCGCGGCGCGGTGCGCATCGGCTTGAGCTATCGCTACGAGCTGGCCGAACACAAGACCCTGGCCGACTTCAACATGGAAGCGCAGGGCGACCTGCTGGCCGATTATTTCGTGCTCAAGTTCCTGCACTCGTCCACGGCGATGCGGCAGCAGCGCTACGCGAAAAGCCTGGCGCTCTTCGAGACCGTGCTGACCGGCTTTCGCCGGCATCCGGCAGGAAGGAATCATTTGCCGGGCGCGCGCCGCCTGGCGTGA
- the pgi gene encoding glucose-6-phosphate isomerase: MRQPALTSTASFQALETHAVEAEDWELRGLFAADPQRFPKLTVDAAGLFLDYSKNRLDGRTLELLVDLAQERGVETQRDAMFSGERINLTERRAVLHTALRAPRGTALVVDGQDVNADVHEVLDRVRLFTDAVRAGTWLGHSGKPITDIVNIGIGGSDLGPKMVCLALRQYAHPRLTMHFVSNVDGHDMDAALGKVNPETTLFIIASKTFTTTETMMNAQTARAWFLQHAPEDALARHFVAVSTNTEAIKTFGIDPANMFPFWDWVGGRYSVWSAIGLSVALAIGFGHFSDLLAGAHAMDQHFQQAPLASNMPVLLALVGFWNRQFLGCSSVSIAPYHQDLNRFPAYLQQLDMESNGKRVTKGGQPVDTPTCPVIWGDCGTNGQHAYFQLLHQGSDVTPIDFIAALRPAHELENHHAALLANCFAQSEAFMRGKTIDEVRIDLQSQGLSLAEIETLAPHKTFPGNRPSNTILMEYLKPYTLGALIALYEHKTFVQGVIWDVNSFDQWGVELGKVLAKKIEAELTGDAQPELHDSSTNGLIAMAKAAV, encoded by the coding sequence ATGCGCCAGCCTGCCCTCACCTCCACCGCCAGCTTCCAGGCCCTCGAAACGCACGCAGTCGAAGCCGAAGACTGGGAATTGCGAGGCCTGTTCGCCGCCGACCCGCAACGCTTCCCCAAACTGACTGTCGATGCGGCGGGTTTGTTCCTAGACTATTCAAAAAACCGGCTTGACGGGCGCACGCTTGAACTGCTGGTCGACCTGGCGCAGGAACGCGGCGTCGAAACCCAGCGCGACGCCATGTTCTCCGGCGAGCGCATCAACCTGACCGAACGGCGCGCCGTGCTGCACACCGCCCTGCGCGCGCCGCGCGGCACCGCGCTCGTGGTGGACGGCCAGGACGTCAATGCCGATGTCCACGAGGTGCTCGACCGGGTCCGCCTCTTCACCGACGCCGTGCGCGCCGGCACCTGGCTTGGCCACAGCGGCAAACCGATCACCGACATCGTCAACATCGGCATCGGCGGCTCCGACCTGGGGCCGAAAATGGTCTGCCTGGCGCTGCGTCAATACGCGCACCCGCGCCTGACCATGCACTTCGTCTCCAACGTCGACGGTCACGACATGGACGCCGCGCTGGGCAAGGTCAATCCCGAAACGACCCTGTTCATCATCGCTTCCAAGACCTTCACCACCACCGAAACGATGATGAACGCGCAGACCGCGCGCGCCTGGTTCCTGCAGCACGCGCCGGAAGACGCGCTGGCGCGCCACTTCGTCGCCGTCTCCACCAACACCGAAGCGATCAAGACCTTCGGCATCGACCCGGCCAATATGTTCCCGTTCTGGGACTGGGTCGGCGGGCGTTATTCCGTATGGTCGGCGATCGGCCTGTCGGTGGCGCTGGCAATCGGTTTCGGCCACTTCAGCGACTTGCTGGCCGGCGCACATGCGATGGACCAGCACTTCCAGCAGGCGCCTTTGGCGTCGAACATGCCGGTGCTGCTCGCGCTGGTGGGCTTCTGGAACCGCCAGTTCCTCGGCTGCAGCTCGGTCTCGATCGCGCCGTATCACCAGGACCTGAACCGCTTCCCGGCCTACCTGCAGCAGCTCGACATGGAGAGCAACGGCAAGCGCGTGACCAAGGGCGGCCAACCGGTCGACACCCCGACCTGCCCGGTGATCTGGGGCGATTGCGGCACCAACGGCCAGCACGCCTACTTCCAGCTGCTGCACCAGGGCAGCGACGTCACGCCAATCGACTTCATCGCCGCGCTGCGTCCCGCGCACGAACTGGAAAACCATCACGCCGCGCTGCTGGCGAACTGCTTTGCGCAGTCCGAAGCGTTCATGCGCGGTAAAACCATCGATGAAGTGCGTATCGATTTGCAGTCGCAGGGACTGTCGCTGGCCGAAATCGAAACGCTGGCGCCGCACAAGACCTTCCCCGGCAACCGTCCGAGCAATACGATCCTGATGGAATACCTCAAGCCGTACACGCTCGGCGCCCTGATCGCGCTGTACGAGCACAAGACGTTCGTGCAGGGCGTGATCTGGGACGTGAACAGCTTCGATCAGTGGGGCGTTGAACTGGGCAAGGTACTGGCCAAGAAAATCGAGGCGGAACTGACGGGCGACGCCCAGCCGGAGCTGCACGACAGTTCCACCAATGGCCTGATCGCCATGGCCAAGGCAGCGGTGTGA